Proteins found in one Oscillospiraceae bacterium genomic segment:
- the asnA gene encoding aspartate--ammonia ligase has translation MSITTIPEGYKSALSLYDTQRAISFVKRAFEDKLCSSLNLKRVSAPLFVDQKSGINDDLNGVERAVSFDIRDGDLTGVVVHSLAKWKRLALWRYGFGMLEGLVTDMNAIRRDEELDNLHSVYTDQWDWELVIDKKHRTAEFLKQIVEKEVGAICDTLDELKALFPQITVNLCRRVSFVTTQELEDLYPNLTPKQRENEYLKAHRTAFIMQIGGKMKSGQRHDGRAPDYDDWTLNGDIVFYNDLLGCAFEISSMGIRVDKKMLEKQLEEAGATDRKNLYFHKLLLENKLPLTMGGGIGQSRLCMLLLEKAHIGEVQVSLWDKKTMDTCEKAGVILL, from the coding sequence ATGAGCATCACAACCATACCCGAGGGTTACAAATCGGCGCTGTCGCTGTATGACACCCAACGCGCCATCAGTTTTGTCAAAAGGGCGTTTGAGGACAAGCTGTGTTCTTCGCTCAACTTAAAGCGCGTGTCGGCGCCGCTGTTTGTCGATCAGAAATCCGGTATCAATGATGACTTGAACGGCGTGGAACGCGCCGTGAGTTTCGACATCAGAGACGGCGATTTGACAGGCGTTGTGGTACACTCGCTTGCAAAATGGAAACGGCTGGCACTGTGGCGTTACGGCTTCGGAATGCTCGAAGGTCTTGTAACAGATATGAACGCCATTCGCCGCGATGAGGAACTGGATAACCTGCATTCGGTCTATACCGACCAGTGGGACTGGGAACTTGTGATCGATAAAAAACACCGCACGGCGGAATTTTTAAAGCAGATCGTCGAAAAGGAAGTCGGCGCAATCTGTGATACCCTCGACGAGTTAAAGGCATTGTTTCCGCAGATCACAGTGAATTTGTGCCGCCGGGTCAGTTTTGTGACGACCCAGGAACTGGAGGATTTATACCCGAATCTGACGCCGAAACAGCGTGAGAACGAATATTTGAAAGCCCATCGGACAGCCTTTATCATGCAGATCGGCGGTAAAATGAAGTCCGGTCAGCGCCATGACGGGCGGGCGCCCGATTATGACGACTGGACTTTGAACGGTGATATCGTGTTTTATAACGATCTGCTGGGCTGTGCGTTCGAAATTTCTTCGATGGGTATTCGGGTGGATAAAAAAATGCTCGAAAAGCAGCTTGAAGAAGCCGGCGCAACCGACCGTAAAAACCTTTATTTTCACAAACTTTTACTCGAGAATAAGCTGCCGTTGACGATGGGCGGCGGCATCGGCCAGTCACGCTTGTGCATGCTGCTGCTGGAGAAAGCGCACATCGGCGAGGTACAAGTTTCGCTGTGGGATAAGAAAACAATGGATACGTGTGAGAAAGCGGGTGTGATCTTACTATGA
- a CDS encoding AAA family ATPase → MKNGNIVILNGVTSAGKSTLSRALQAAFDEPYYYVALDTLNDVICPFTANRQKFQDPQIMNRAVPVMHMLIRDFSQKGLNVIVDHILCDGGDWFYDCVDALFEYPVMFVRVDCDRDELFKRAKKRGYKTPERLNQIDRQLAQMHKHGFYDVVISTSTNTTEENVQKIKTALLRQDEWRAFRQLKQMMEKTRCNGREICEYEK, encoded by the coding sequence TTGAAAAATGGGAACATCGTGATATTGAACGGTGTGACAAGCGCGGGGAAAAGCACGCTGTCAAGAGCGCTCCAAGCGGCCTTTGACGAGCCGTACTATTACGTAGCGTTAGATACCCTTAATGATGTTATATGTCCGTTCACGGCAAACAGACAAAAGTTTCAAGACCCTCAGATCATGAACAGGGCGGTGCCCGTGATGCATATGCTGATCCGTGATTTTTCACAAAAAGGGCTTAACGTCATTGTTGACCATATTTTATGCGACGGCGGCGATTGGTTTTATGATTGCGTTGATGCATTATTCGAATATCCCGTTATGTTTGTGCGGGTCGATTGTGACCGGGACGAGTTGTTCAAGCGCGCTAAGAAACGGGGATATAAAACGCCGGAACGGTTAAACCAAATCGACCGTCAGTTGGCTCAAATGCACAAACACGGGTTTTATGACGTTGTAATCAGCACTTCAACCAACACGACGGAGGAAAATGTACAAAAAATAAAGACCGCCTTATTAAGACAGGATGAATGGAGGGCGTTCAGGCAGCTGAAACAGATGATGGAAAAAACCCGTTGCAACGGACGCGAAATATGCGAATACGAAAAATAA
- a CDS encoding GNAT family N-acetyltransferase gives MDISIRKLTPDLAEDYVRFFDATPHEDNVDEHKCYCVCWCNEDSSSGGYESKNLSSREKRRNYAIHCVKGGHIQGYLAYCGDEIVGWCNANTKADCLRCYSWRRFMSDIPVEESSSGIKVKSIYCFMIAPPMKRKGIATRLLERVCEDAAQEGFDFVEAYPYKEHGDQSSDFNGYTEMYEKSGFTVFFETKQGLVMRKQLK, from the coding sequence ATGGATATTTCAATACGAAAGCTGACACCGGATCTTGCGGAAGATTATGTACGCTTTTTTGATGCGACGCCGCATGAGGACAACGTAGATGAACACAAATGTTATTGCGTGTGCTGGTGTAATGAGGACAGCAGCAGCGGCGGTTACGAAAGTAAAAACCTCTCTTCGCGGGAAAAAAGGCGAAATTACGCCATACATTGTGTCAAAGGCGGTCACATACAGGGTTATCTCGCCTATTGCGGCGATGAAATCGTGGGGTGGTGCAACGCCAATACGAAAGCGGATTGCCTGAGGTGTTATTCCTGGCGGCGTTTTATGAGCGACATACCTGTGGAAGAATCGAGTTCGGGAATAAAGGTGAAATCTATATACTGTTTTATGATTGCGCCTCCGATGAAAAGAAAAGGCATTGCCACGCGGCTATTGGAGCGGGTGTGTGAAGACGCGGCTCAAGAGGGTTTTGATTTTGTTGAGGCATATCCATACAAAGAACACGGCGATCAATCCTCTGATTTCAATGGTTATACCGAGATGTACGAAAAATCCGGATTCACCGTGTTTTTTGAAACGAAACAAGGACTTGTCATGAGGAAGCAATTAAAGTGA